The following proteins come from a genomic window of Nostoc sp. TCL26-01:
- a CDS encoding CoA-binding protein, whose protein sequence is MNLTPDSKIIIQGFDEFISATQIAQMKAYGTNLVAGVAPGCGGQQLYDLPVFDLVEETLSQFGTIDTTILCVHPYQVLDAALEAIACGISQIIIITAGVPPLDMVQLLRKAEACETLVVGPNSPGIIVPGKILLGTQPREFYTPGSVGIVSRSSTLTYEVARELTQAGLGQSISVSIGSDAIVGSSFLQWLQILDEDESTEAIVLVGQPGGDSEETAARYIAEAIDKPVIAYIAGRHAPPGKTWRQTGTLATVIGRPPNFGTAQSKIAAFAAADVPVAERPSLIPPLLRKAIHLGER, encoded by the coding sequence ATGAACTTAACCCCCGATAGCAAAATTATTATTCAAGGCTTTGATGAATTCATCTCAGCGACTCAGATTGCTCAAATGAAAGCTTATGGGACAAATTTGGTTGCGGGTGTTGCGCCTGGATGTGGTGGACAGCAACTTTATGATTTGCCAGTCTTTGATTTAGTAGAGGAAACATTATCACAGTTTGGCACGATTGACACAACTATTCTTTGTGTCCATCCCTATCAAGTCCTAGATGCGGCATTAGAGGCGATCGCTTGTGGGATTAGTCAGATTATTATTATTACTGCTGGTGTGCCGCCGTTGGATATGGTGCAACTCCTCCGTAAAGCTGAAGCCTGCGAAACTTTGGTAGTCGGCCCCAATAGCCCTGGTATTATTGTCCCAGGCAAGATTCTCTTAGGGACTCAGCCTAGAGAATTCTATACTCCAGGGTCAGTTGGTATTGTCAGTCGTAGCAGTACCCTCACCTATGAAGTAGCGCGGGAACTCACTCAAGCAGGCTTAGGACAATCGATTAGTGTGAGTATTGGTAGTGATGCGATCGTTGGATCTTCCTTTCTCCAATGGTTGCAGATTTTAGACGAAGATGAAAGTACTGAGGCGATCGTTTTGGTCGGACAACCAGGTGGTGATAGCGAAGAAACCGCCGCACGTTACATTGCTGAAGCCATTGATAAGCCAGTCATTGCTTACATCGCAGGTAGACACGCACCACCAGGCAAAACTTGGCGACAAACTGGTACATTAGCAACTGTTATCGGTCGTCCTCCTAATTTTGGCACTGCTCAAAGCAAAATTGCCGCTTTCGCCGCCGCCGATGTTCCCGTAGCCGAACGTCCTTCTTTAATTCCCCCATTGTTGAGGAAGGCAATTCATTTAGGGGAGAGATGA
- a CDS encoding response regulator transcription factor, which produces MLMFSCESSTLKVLVVDDHELTRLTLQLAFSSQENIQVVGLASNGQEAIEMVKDRHPDVIVLDLQMPVMDGWCASGHIKAISPNTQILAYSSVEDANLPDSKTMPNFDDVCKKDVSTKELIALVRQLGKRAEDISLPN; this is translated from the coding sequence ATGTTAATGTTCTCCTGTGAGTCCTCTACCTTAAAAGTTCTAGTGGTTGACGATCATGAACTGACTCGTTTAACCCTACAACTTGCTTTCTCTAGTCAAGAAAATATTCAAGTAGTGGGATTAGCGAGTAACGGTCAAGAAGCAATAGAAATGGTAAAAGACCGCCATCCTGATGTCATTGTGCTGGATTTGCAGATGCCAGTTATGGATGGTTGGTGTGCTTCTGGACATATTAAAGCTATTTCTCCCAATACGCAAATACTAGCTTACTCGTCTGTAGAAGATGCGAATCTTCCAGACAGTAAAACAATGCCTAACTTTGATGATGTTTGTAAAAAAGATGTTTCCACCAAAGAACTAATTGCTCTAGTTAGACAGTTGGGAAAGCGTGCAGAGGATATTTCACTTCCTAATTAA
- a CDS encoding aspartoacylase — protein sequence MNKINRVAIVGGTHGNEFTGAFLIKKFEQFPQLIQKSSFEVLTLLANPQAFAAGKRYIEKDLNRCFLEQNLQDETLTSYEDIQAKTIVKMLGKDSKSPVDMLVDLHSTTTNMQLSIILGNQHPFLLKLAAYLSSINPLVKVCYTIPERGSNFLRSLCELGFVIEVGPVAQGVLNAEWFHKTEELIYAILDYLDKYNQGLIPEISHTLTLYKYVGSIDYPRNENGEIQAMIHPALQNRDYEPLNPGDALFLTLDGQAIAYAGTSTIYPIFINEAAYYEKGVAMLFTEKQELIING from the coding sequence ATGAACAAAATTAATCGGGTTGCAATTGTTGGAGGAACTCATGGAAATGAATTTACTGGGGCATTCTTAATTAAAAAATTTGAACAATTTCCTCAGCTAATTCAAAAATCCAGCTTTGAAGTTTTAACATTATTGGCAAATCCCCAAGCTTTTGCCGCAGGTAAACGTTATATTGAAAAAGATTTGAACCGTTGTTTTTTAGAGCAGAATCTCCAAGATGAAACCCTAACTAGTTATGAAGATATTCAAGCAAAAACTATAGTAAAAATGTTAGGGAAAGATAGTAAATCTCCGGTAGATATGCTGGTAGATTTACACAGCACAACTACAAATATGCAGTTAAGCATTATTCTAGGTAATCAACATCCCTTTCTCTTAAAATTAGCCGCTTATCTTAGTTCTATTAATCCTTTAGTAAAAGTTTGCTACACCATACCTGAAAGAGGGAGTAATTTTCTCCGTTCTCTTTGTGAATTAGGTTTTGTAATTGAAGTTGGCCCTGTAGCGCAGGGTGTGTTAAATGCGGAATGGTTTCACAAGACTGAAGAATTAATCTACGCAATTTTAGATTATTTAGATAAATATAATCAAGGTCTGATACCCGAAATTAGTCATACACTAACACTATATAAATATGTAGGGTCGATAGATTATCCCAGAAATGAAAACGGGGAAATTCAAGCAATGATACATCCTGCATTGCAAAATCGAGACTATGAACCATTAAACCCAGGAGATGCTTTATTTCTAACATTAGATGGTCAAGCGATCGCCTACGCAGGCACATCAACAATTTATCCCATTTTTATTAACGAAGCCGCCTACTATGAAAAAGGTGTAGCTATGCTATTTACCGAAAAGCAAGAATTGATTATTAATGGTTAA
- a CDS encoding DUF2854 domain-containing protein, whose translation MLRQISLGTLGLSVGGLLTIIGFVAYAANNATLNLVGFFYGFPLLLGGLALKANELKPIPFSQPTTPSVLRLREQQATVTQNKIRKDITRYCYGQDAHLDGALSFLGLSPSDEDRPEVTGLRETETDGAYTLILEFDSPAIPISVWQEKQEKMTKYFGPGVIVQITQVDEDEIELALVTDGQ comes from the coding sequence ATGTTACGCCAAATCTCCTTGGGAACACTCGGTTTAAGCGTCGGTGGCCTGTTAACTATCATTGGCTTTGTGGCTTATGCTGCCAATAATGCCACACTAAATCTGGTGGGATTTTTTTATGGGTTTCCTCTTTTACTGGGAGGATTGGCACTCAAAGCAAATGAACTTAAGCCTATACCCTTTAGTCAGCCAACAACGCCATCAGTTTTGCGCTTGCGAGAGCAGCAAGCAACTGTGACGCAAAATAAAATTCGTAAGGACATCACGCGCTATTGTTATGGACAAGATGCTCATCTAGATGGAGCGCTTTCTTTCTTGGGTTTAAGTCCTTCAGATGAAGACAGGCCAGAAGTGACGGGTTTGCGGGAGACGGAAACTGATGGTGCTTATACTCTGATTTTAGAATTTGACTCACCTGCAATACCAATTAGTGTTTGGCAAGAAAAACAAGAAAAAATGACCAAATACTTTGGACCTGGGGTCATAGTGCAAATCACGCAAGTTGATGAAGATGAAATTGAATTAGCTTTGGTTACTGATGGTCAATAG
- a CDS encoding chlororespiratory reduction protein 7 has translation MPDPLMYQQDNFVVLETNQPEQFLTTAELLDKLKGELQKIDVSDLPQELQRFDSLTDQAQHLIDTSCNLDVGAGKYLQWYAVRLEK, from the coding sequence ATGCCAGATCCTTTAATGTACCAACAAGATAACTTTGTTGTCTTAGAAACAAACCAACCAGAACAATTCCTAACTACAGCAGAATTATTAGATAAACTCAAAGGAGAACTTCAAAAAATAGATGTTTCCGACTTACCACAAGAGTTGCAAAGATTTGACTCCTTAACAGACCAAGCCCAACATTTAATAGACACAAGTTGCAACCTAGATGTTGGTGCAGGAAAATATCTCCAGTGGTACGCAGTACGCTTAGAAAAATAA
- a CDS encoding succinate--CoA ligase subunit beta, translated as MDLLEYQVKEWFGEIGIPVLPSQRIDHPTDLKRLKIRYPIVLKSQVHAGEREKTGGVRMVETTIDAIAAAQNIFNLSIWGELPEVLLAESKYDAHQEFYLAVVLDTAVCRPVLLGSTTADIDWELTDEQIQYVVVEQEFSPFYARRLALKMGLQGTLMQSVSNVLEKMYQLFVQKDLDLVEINPLGVNISGEVMALNGKVRVNERAIGRHPEIAAMAAKVSYRHRGISPANGKIADLESLKTRNKIGILGNGTGSIMATSDLVADAGGQIGVCLNLRHAAIRDLSSTTFSDRLSQGLDTLAADKNTQVILINLLGSIPQPELAAQVIVNSLQQNHGDNGTNGNKNRRQSQFPHLVIRLAGSELDTAKDVLATFATHHHGVTLVENLDEAVAESIRLAKAQTYKKVS; from the coding sequence ATGGATTTATTAGAGTATCAAGTTAAAGAATGGTTTGGAGAAATTGGTATTCCTGTATTACCATCTCAAAGAATTGACCATCCCACAGATTTGAAGCGGCTCAAAATTCGCTATCCAATTGTATTGAAATCTCAAGTACACGCAGGAGAACGGGAAAAAACAGGTGGTGTGAGGATGGTAGAAACTACCATTGATGCGATCGCCGCAGCACAAAATATCTTTAATTTATCTATCTGGGGCGAGTTACCAGAGGTGTTACTGGCAGAATCTAAATATGATGCTCACCAAGAATTTTATCTGGCAGTAGTCCTAGATACGGCTGTTTGCCGACCTGTATTGTTGGGTTCCACCACAGCAGATATTGATTGGGAACTGACAGACGAGCAAATTCAGTATGTGGTTGTCGAACAAGAATTCTCGCCTTTCTATGCGCGGAGACTGGCTTTAAAGATGGGTTTGCAAGGCACTCTCATGCAGTCTGTCAGCAATGTTTTAGAGAAAATGTACCAGTTATTTGTCCAGAAAGACTTGGATTTAGTAGAGATTAATCCTTTAGGTGTGAATATTTCTGGGGAGGTAATGGCTCTTAATGGTAAGGTGAGAGTCAATGAACGGGCAATTGGGCGACATCCAGAAATTGCGGCCATGGCAGCAAAAGTCAGCTATCGTCATCGGGGGATTAGTCCCGCAAATGGCAAGATAGCTGATTTGGAGAGTTTGAAAACACGCAACAAAATCGGCATTTTAGGTAATGGGACTGGTTCAATTATGGCAACTAGTGATTTAGTTGCTGATGCCGGTGGTCAAATAGGAGTATGCTTAAATCTCAGACACGCAGCAATTAGAGATTTATCTTCAACTACGTTTAGCGATCGCCTCTCTCAAGGTCTAGATACTTTAGCAGCTGACAAAAATACTCAAGTAATCTTAATTAATCTCCTGGGTAGTATCCCTCAACCCGAATTAGCAGCACAAGTTATCGTCAACTCGCTGCAACAAAATCATGGAGATAACGGTACTAATGGCAATAAAAACCGTCGCCAGTCACAGTTCCCCCACTTAGTTATCCGTCTAGCCGGTTCCGAGTTAGACACAGCTAAGGATGTCCTAGCAACATTTGCTACTCATCATCATGGCGTAACACTGGTAGAAAATTTAGATGAAGCCGTAGCAGAATCAATTCGCTTGGCTAAAGCACAAACTTATAAGAAAGTTTCTTAA
- the ppk1 gene encoding polyphosphate kinase 1, with product MPKSKKSSTPLNLNEPQYYINRELSWLEFNNRVLHEACDSRTPLLERLKFLAIFSSNLDEFFMVRVAALKQQVEAKVSQLTPDGRTPQQQLDDIRLNLIPQFTKQHQHFEQVVRPLLASHGIHILDYINLTQKQRTYLDNYFEEQIFPVLTPLAVDPSHPFPYISNLSLNLAVVVKNPDTDEELFARVKVPNVLPRFLPLPPDLATQENGQQSYWTGVPLEQAIAHNLDSLFPGMNIQEYHPFRITRDADLALEEDEADDLLLAIEQELRKRRIGGSPVRIEIQSQTPEPIRNRLLEDLELTESDVYEVDGLLGLRDLMSFMALPLPELKDPPRQSVVPTRLQRLREPSLDADTDVMEVEEGRDFFSIIREKDLFVHHPYQSFSATVVRFITHAAHDPNVLAIKMTLYRTSGDSPIVNALIAAAENGKQVSVLVELKARFDEENNIYWARRLERVGVHVVYGLVGLKTHSKTVMVVRREKDRMRRYVHIGTGNYNPKTARLYTDLGLFSCREELGADITDLFNFLTGYSRQKSYRELLVAPVNMRDRFLELIRREIANAQNGFSGRIVAKMNSLVDPQIIATLYEASRAGVQIDLIIRGICCLRPGLPDISENIRIISIVGRFLEHSRIYYFHNNGQEEIYIGSADWMRRNLDRRVEVITPIQDPDIAKDLQEILGIMLADNRQAWDLQADGSYIQRRPGEDCPEANSQITFINMALRSTSIATNLVDSPKGSLLTES from the coding sequence ATGCCTAAATCAAAAAAAAGCTCTACTCCGCTAAATTTAAACGAACCTCAATATTATATTAACCGAGAGTTAAGCTGGTTAGAATTTAACAATCGGGTGTTACATGAAGCCTGCGACTCTCGCACACCACTGTTAGAAAGACTCAAGTTTTTAGCCATCTTCAGCTCTAACTTAGATGAGTTTTTTATGGTGCGGGTTGCGGCTTTAAAGCAACAGGTAGAAGCAAAAGTTAGTCAATTAACTCCCGATGGACGCACACCACAACAACAGCTAGATGATATCCGGCTGAATCTGATTCCCCAATTTACCAAACAGCATCAACATTTTGAGCAAGTTGTCCGTCCGTTGTTAGCTAGTCATGGTATTCATATTTTGGATTACATTAACTTGACGCAAAAACAACGAACTTATTTAGACAACTATTTTGAAGAACAAATCTTTCCGGTTCTGACTCCTTTAGCAGTTGATCCTAGCCATCCTTTTCCCTACATTTCTAATCTCAGCTTGAATTTGGCTGTAGTGGTGAAAAATCCCGACACAGATGAAGAATTATTTGCACGGGTGAAAGTTCCGAATGTGCTACCGCGATTTTTGCCTTTACCTCCAGATTTAGCCACTCAGGAAAACGGACAACAGAGTTACTGGACGGGTGTACCATTAGAGCAGGCGATCGCTCACAACCTGGATTCTCTATTTCCCGGCATGAATATTCAAGAGTACCACCCTTTCCGCATTACTCGTGATGCTGATTTGGCTCTAGAAGAAGATGAAGCCGATGATCTGTTACTAGCCATAGAACAAGAACTGCGAAAACGGCGCATTGGTGGTTCTCCTGTGAGAATTGAAATCCAATCTCAAACACCAGAACCTATCCGCAACAGGTTGCTAGAAGATTTAGAACTCACAGAAAGTGATGTTTATGAGGTTGATGGGCTTTTAGGACTGCGTGATTTGATGTCTTTTATGGCTTTACCGTTACCAGAACTCAAAGATCCACCACGTCAGTCTGTAGTACCTACACGCCTGCAACGTCTACGGGAACCGAGTTTAGATGCAGATACTGATGTGATGGAAGTAGAGGAAGGTAGAGATTTTTTTTCCATAATTAGAGAAAAAGATTTATTTGTCCACCATCCCTATCAATCATTTTCTGCCACCGTCGTCCGCTTTATTACCCATGCAGCTCATGATCCGAATGTCTTGGCAATCAAGATGACTTTGTATCGGACTTCTGGAGATTCGCCCATAGTTAATGCCTTAATTGCGGCGGCGGAAAATGGTAAGCAAGTCTCGGTTTTAGTGGAATTAAAAGCGCGATTTGATGAAGAGAATAATATTTACTGGGCCAGGAGATTAGAAAGAGTTGGTGTCCATGTAGTTTATGGTTTGGTTGGGCTGAAAACTCACTCTAAAACTGTCATGGTAGTGCGGCGAGAAAAAGACCGGATGCGGCGTTATGTACATATAGGGACTGGGAATTATAATCCAAAAACAGCGAGACTCTATACAGATTTAGGATTGTTTAGTTGTCGTGAAGAATTAGGCGCTGATATTACAGATTTGTTTAATTTTTTGACTGGTTATTCGCGGCAAAAATCCTATCGAGAATTGTTAGTTGCGCCTGTGAATATGCGCGATCGCTTTTTGGAATTAATTCGTCGGGAAATTGCCAATGCTCAAAACGGATTCTCTGGGCGCATTGTGGCAAAAATGAACTCCCTTGTCGATCCACAAATCATTGCCACTTTGTATGAAGCATCCCGTGCTGGCGTGCAAATTGATTTGATTATTCGCGGTATTTGCTGTTTGCGTCCAGGACTCCCAGACATCAGCGAAAACATTCGCATCATCAGCATTGTCGGTCGCTTTTTAGAACACTCCCGTATATATTACTTCCATAACAATGGTCAAGAAGAAATATATATCGGTAGTGCTGATTGGATGCGACGTAATTTAGATCGACGAGTGGAAGTAATTACTCCCATCCAAGATCCAGACATAGCCAAAGATTTGCAAGAAATTTTAGGAATTATGCTAGCTGATAACCGTCAAGCTTGGGATTTACAAGCTGATGGCAGTTATATTCAACGTCGTCCAGGAGAAGATTGTCCAGAAGCCAATTCACAAATAACTTTCATTAATATGGCTTTGCGTTCAACTAGTATAGCCACAAATCTGGTTGATTCACCAAAAGGTTCTCTACTCACAGAAAGCTAG
- a CDS encoding type II toxin-antitoxin system Phd/YefM family antitoxin, whose protein sequence is MTQITLSDLPKTVQSLINQAQKTGEPLTIIQNGVPFAIISPIKKKSLLQTLSTLEPLDEDFADLDEGLLPLDDIKF, encoded by the coding sequence ATGACACAAATTACCCTTTCAGACCTCCCCAAAACCGTCCAAAGCCTAATCAACCAAGCTCAAAAAACAGGCGAGCCACTAACCATTATTCAAAATGGTGTCCCCTTCGCCATCATTTCTCCTATTAAGAAAAAATCTCTCCTCCAAACCCTTTCTACCCTTGAACCATTGGACGAAGACTTTGCCGATTTAGACGAAGGATTATTACCTTTAGATGATATTAAGTTTTAA
- a CDS encoding NADPH-dependent FMN reductase, protein MTNPPKILAFAGSSRQESFNKKLVKIAAVGAKNVGAEVNYIDLIDYPMPLFNEDLEAETGLPESVLEFKALLKSHQGFLIACPEYNGSITPLLKNAIDWASRPEPGNEAMALSGFTGKVAALLATSPGGLGGMRGLVHVRAILEGIGVLVIPDQKAIPNAYQAFDEQGQLKDEKQVQTVQAIAQKLAKVTSQING, encoded by the coding sequence ATGACTAATCCACCGAAAATTCTGGCTTTTGCTGGTAGTTCACGCCAGGAATCCTTCAATAAAAAACTGGTAAAAATTGCGGCGGTAGGGGCAAAAAATGTAGGTGCAGAGGTTAACTACATTGATTTAATTGATTATCCCATGCCTCTATTCAATGAAGACTTAGAAGCAGAAACAGGGCTACCGGAATCAGTGCTGGAGTTCAAAGCACTGTTGAAAAGTCATCAGGGATTCTTGATTGCCTGTCCAGAGTATAACGGCTCGATCACACCACTATTGAAGAATGCTATTGATTGGGCTTCTCGACCAGAACCAGGAAACGAAGCAATGGCGCTCAGTGGTTTTACTGGTAAGGTTGCAGCGCTATTGGCAACTTCTCCTGGTGGATTAGGTGGGATGCGGGGACTAGTTCATGTCCGCGCAATTCTGGAAGGGATTGGTGTGTTGGTAATTCCCGATCAAAAGGCTATTCCCAACGCCTACCAAGCCTTTGATGAACAAGGACAACTCAAGGATGAAAAGCAGGTGCAAACAGTACAAGCGATCGCTCAGAAACTCGCCAAGGTGACATCTCAAATAAATGGGTAA